GCGTCCCTGGCGGTACAGGCGCGCCACCAGCAACAGCGGCACGGGCAGTACCATGGCGCCCAAACAGGCCAGGGTCAGCACCGGCTGCTCGGCCGAGCGCACCAGCGCCAGCAGACTGAGCGCGCTGACCAGGCCGAAGCTGAGAGCCATGCAAGCGGTTTCTTGCCGACCCGGCAGAATGGCGGCCGGGCGCCGCCGCCGCCACCGGTCCAGGAACCAAAACAGGACCGCAAAGTAAGCGGCGCCCAAAATGCCGACACTGACCACTAGCCCCACGTTCGTACCGTACTGGCTCAACAGCAGCAGCACGCTCAATCCCAACCATTGCACGGCTTCCCGCACGCGCTTCCAGTGCCAGCGTTGCGCCAGTGGCGTCCCAGCCCAACGCTCGGCGATTTGCGCCAACCGCAACCGTTGCGTTTGATACTCCAGCCAGTTGGCATCCTGGACTTGCTCTAGGCTGCGAAAGTTGAACACTAGGTTGCGCAGGACGCTTTCGTTGCCCTGCAGCGTCGGAACCGAAATGGCCCGGCCGATGGCGCCCGGATCGCCTAAAATCCGCGTTTTGTTGGCATCGAAGGCGAGGTTGGCAACGTTGAGATAAGTCCCGCGCGCAAAAACGGCATTGCTGAAATCGAGCTGGGCGAACAGGCTAACGCCCTGCAACGCAACAGGGGCATTGAAGCGGGCACCGCGGAAGGTGACCGGCCCCTCGAAGGTAGCTTCGGCCAGCGTGACTTCATCCAGGAAGCGGCCCTTGGCAAATAGGACCCGGTCCTGCCAGTTGGTCTGCGCTAGGTCGGCTTGGCCGTACCAGCGGACCTGCGTCCAGTCGGCAACGCCGCCAAAGTCGGCGTGCGCCATGCTAGCGCCTTGGTGAAAGAAGGCTTGGGCAAAATGCGCGTTGCCCTGAAAGTCAGCCCGGCGAAACGTCGCTGAGGCAAAGAAGGTGCTGTGGGCGAAGGTGGCAGTTTCGCCGAAGCTAGCGCGGCTGAAGTCTAGCTCGCCGCCAAAGTGCGCCCGCGACCAGTTGACCGTACCGGCAAATGCCGTTCCTAGGGCGCGTATTGGCTGCAGGAACAGCATGCCGTTGCCCTCAACCGGGCCTTGCAGCTCTGCCTCGCTCAGATCGAGCGGGCCGCGTAGCAAGGCAACGCTGCGCTCCTGGCTGGCTTGGGGAGCAGCTTCCGCTGTGCCCTCCTCGGCGGCGCGCAGGCGCTCCAATTTAGCTCGCTCGGCCTCGGTGAGTGCGAGCGTCTCGGCATCCGGGGCTATCCCCAGCTTGGCTAAGTTGAGCTGTCCCTGAATGACCGATTGGCGCAAATCGAGCCCGAGCGGCACCGGCGAGCGCGCTAGCGCCTGTTGCAGGATGCGGTAAAAGCGATCGCGGAATTCGGCGTTCTCGGCGCGCAGGTCAATGGCAAAGGCTTGCAAGTCGATGGTGGCGCTGCCGTTGGGGCTGGCGGGGGCTGCTGCCCGCGCCTGCAGCGCCTCCAGCGTGAGCGGCTCGCGCTCAGGGGCGGCGTGCAGCGGCGCTGGCAACACCAGCAGCGCCACTAGCAGCACCGCCAATCCGCCAGCCAGGCTTCGGGCCAGCAAGCCGGGTCGCGTCACGCCACGGTCAGCGCAACCTTGCCGGTCATGGCCCCTTGCTCTAGCAACTGGTGGGCAGCTTGCACTTGCGAGAGCGGATAGGTTTGGGCCAGCCGAATGCGCAGGCGGCCGCGATCGATCCAGTCGGCACACTGCTGCAGGATTTGGGCTTGGGCGCGCTGCGCCTCGATCGGGCCTTGCAACTGCGGCGTGAGCATGAGCTCAAAGCCCACGCGCAGGTTGCGCGAGCGCGCTTCCTTCCAATCCGTTTCGGCGCCTGCCTGCAGGAGCGTAACGGCGTTGCCGTAGGGCCGCACGGCCCCCAAGGAAGGCGACAGGACCGAAGGGCCTACCGTATCGAAAGCCAGATCGACGCCTTGACCGGCCGTCCAATCGCGCGCCGCTTGGACGAAGTCTTCCTGTTGGTAAAAAATGACCCAATCGGCACCTAGCTGGCGGACGAAGGTCGCTTTTTCTTCCGTGCTGACCGTCGTTGCCACGCTGGCCCCTTGCAGCTTGGCCAGCTGGATGGCCACGTGGCCGACGCCGCCGGCGCCCGCATGGACGAGCGCGCTCTGACCGGCTTGCAGTTGGCCGCGATCGTAGAGTCCTTCCCAGGCGGTAATCAGCACCAGCGGGGCTGCCGCGGCTTGGGCAAATGAAAGCGATTGCGGCTTGCGCGCCACAAAGCGCTCGTCGACCACGGCCAGCTCGGCATAGTTGCCCGTGCCCGGCTTGCCTAAGCCGCCCTGGCAAAAATACACCGCATCGCCCGGCTGGAAGCTCTCGACGGCCGAGCCGACTGCCTCCACTGTGCCGGCCCCATCGCAGCCCAAAATGGCCGGCAAGGCGTCGGGGTAGAAAACGCCGCGCTGGCGCAGCTTGGTATCGACCGGATTGACGCCGGCAGCCTGCAGCCGAACGCGCAGCTCGGTAGGGGCCTTAATTTGGGGATCCGGCACCTGCCGTTCTTCCAGAACTTCAGGATTGCCCGGTGCCGTCATGACCGCTGCTCGCATGGAAGCGCTCGCGCCGAACTCAGCCTCGATCAATGGTCTCACCCCAGCCGGGGCGTTTAGAAGTCATCTAGGAGTTGGCCGAAGTGCGCCACCAGGGTATCGGCATCGGCCTGTTGGCCCGATGGCTCCGCCGCCTGTCGAGCGGGTGCCTCGCCGGAGTCGGGCGGTTCGGCCGCCTCGGAGTGAGCGGGTTGCGATCGCGACCCCGCCCAGGATTGCTCTAGCTGGGCCAGCTTTTGCTGGATCCGCTCGAACTGCTGCTCGGTGCGCGCTTCCAAGCGCTCGAGCCGCTGTGCTAGGGCCTGCGATCCGGTCGCTTGCTGCTCCTGCTGCGATCGCTCGCGCTCGAGCTGCTCCTGCAAGCCGGCGATCCGCGCCTCCAGCTCGGTTTTGGTTCGCTCGAGCTGCTCGCTCATCCCGGATTCGCTCGTCCCCGAGCGGGATTCCTCCGCCTGGGCTCGGGCGGCGAGCACCTGCTGGATCTCGCTGCGCTGCTGCTGGCTGTCGGCAGACTCCGATTCGGCTGGGTCCAGAAAGGCGTTGAGGGCTTGCTTGCAAAGCGCGCTGAAACTGCCATCTTTGCGCGCCGCTAGCGCCTGCTCGACGCGCTGCAGCAAGCGCCGATCAGCTTGGTGGTCCGAGAACGCAACGCTCTTGTTCGCCTTTTTGGCCATGGCACTTGCCCCCTTGCCGTCAATGCCGGGCGGCTTCCTGCCGCACTTCCCCGTAGATGTGCTGGCCCAGCGCATTGGCCTCGCACGAGGGTTTGGCCAGGTGGCCCCCTAGCTGGGCTTGGGCCAGCAGCTGCTGGAGCTCTTCCCAGAAAAACTCGCCACCGCCGCCCGTTACGACCACATCGGTCGTTCGCTCGGGGAGCCAGGCAATCAGGCGATCGCGCAGCTCGCGGGCAAAGCTTTTGCGCAAGCTAGGCAGAATCTCGTCCAGGTTGGTGGGCTGGATTGCGCCCTGCGGCCGATAGAACCGCTCGCCTTCCGGCCGGTTGACGGCCCGGATCAAATGGAGCGACTGGCTGTCCGCGCCCTGGATTTGGGCGGCCACTTGCTCGTAAAACTGACTCATGGCAAAGGGTTCGCTCTGGGAGATCCCTCGCGCAAACCGGAAGCGATCGGCCAGCAGCAGATCGGTGGTTTGGTGGCCGATGTCGGCAATGGCCACCGAGGCATCGCGCAGGCGGTTCTCGCCGCTGTCGTGCTGTAGGGCTTCCATCCAGAGCAGGCTGCCGTACCCTTCCGGGATGGACTAAACCTGCTTGATGTCGACCGCAATTTCCTCGCCCCGATAGCTCATGACATGCGGCGACTGCAGCAGCCCCTGGACCTCGGCTTTATCGCGCTCGAATTGCTCTTGGGATTGGTAAGGCAGCCCCAGCACGACCGAAACCTCGCCGCTGAGGCCAAAGTAGCCTATGCTGGCAAACACCTTGACCAGGGCCCCCTCGAGTTTGGAGCTACCCAGTCCCAGATCGGCCCCAAAATCGGCGGCAAGCTGGCCCAAGGCATAACCGCGGCCCTGATACTCGAGCCACATGTCCAGCAGCGGATCGGCCAGGCGCGCGTCAAAAACGCCCCGCCGGACTTGTTCGGTGCTGAGCTGGGCAACGTTGGCCGGGATTAGAACGACGCTATTCGGATCGCGGCTGACGCACGCTTTGGTTGAGGTCCGCCCCAAATCGACGCTCAGGACGGTCGGGTTGCTCGCGGCGCGGCTTCGTTCGGCAGCCATCTAACGAGGGGGCAGCGGGCTTGAATCGACACAACGCTAGCATCCGTAGGAGATTGCATCACCCCCTAACTGCAAGCTGGAAGCGGTTCCGAACGGCTTGCAAGATCCGCTCGGCAGCGCGGCCGTCGCCGAAGGGATTGCTAGCAGCTGCCATGGCGCGGTAGCTGGCCGCATCGCTCAGCAATTCGCTGGCTGCAGCCAGGATGCGATCGGGGTCGACGCCTACCAAACGGGCCGTTCCGGCCGCGATCGCCTCGCTGCGTTCGGTGGTCTCGCGCAGGACCAACACGGGCTTGCCCAAACTGGGGGCTTCCTCCTGCAGGCCGCCCGAATCGGTCAGCAACAAGTGGCAGCGCTGGATGGCGCCCACTAACTGCGGATAGCTCAGCGGTGCCGTCAAAAAGGCGCGCGGGTGGTCGCCCAACTGCTTGCGCATGGAATCGCCCACCGCTGGGTTGGGATGGAGCGGCAGCAGCAGCGCCGTATCGGGAAAGCGATCCAGAATGCGGCGCAGCCCGGCAGCAATGCCTTGCAGCGGCGCCCCCCAACTCTCGCGTCGGTGCACGGTAACCAGCAGCACCCGATAGTCTTGCCAAGCCATGCCCTCAACCGGGCAATCTGGATGGCGCTCGGCCACGCTCAGCAGCGCATCGATGACGGTGTTGCCAGTGTGATGGATCTCGCCGCTGACGCCGGAGCGCTCGAGGTTGGCAACGGCCGAGCGCGTGGGGGCAAAGTGCAGCTCGGCCAGCTGCGAGATCAGGCGCCGGTTGGCCTCTTCCGGATAGGGATTGGCCAAGTCGTGAGAGCGCAGCCCGGCCTCCACGTGACCGACGGGGACCTTTTGATAGAACGCGCCCAGGGCAGCCGCAAAGGCAGTCGTGGTATCGCCCTGGACCAGCACCATTTCGGGCTGCAGCTGCTGGAACAGCTCCGCAAGGCCCTCCAAGCTGCGGCAAGTCAGCTCGGTGAGCGTGTGGCGCTCGCGCACGATCTGCAAGTCCCGGTCGACGCGGAGGTCGAACAGCTGCATGACCCGATCGACCATCTCGCGGTGCTGGCCGGTTAGGATGACTTGAACCTCAACGGCCTCGGCCTTGCGGAGCTGGCGGATGACCGGCGCTAGCTTGATTGCTTCCGGCCGCGTGCCCAGTGCAATGGCAACCGACGCCGCGGGCGCCGTCATGGAAGACCTCCCAGGATGGGCCGCGGGTGCCTCATCTTACTCCGGCAGTGGCGCTCCGCTTGCGAGCCTGGCCGCATTCTAAACCATTGCCAGATGCCGGCGCGGCCCAAAAAGCCCGGCCGAGGCGGGCCGGGCTGTGCTACCTGCGCGTTGGCGGTGCGCTCAGGCTTCAAGCTGGAGATCGCAGGCCAACTGGCACGCGCCATACTGGCTTCGGGGCAGCACGGCGGCTTTGCCGTTGAGCCAGTGCAGCCACGGAATGCGTTGCAGGTGAATGCCTTTGAGCGTCAAAATGGCCGAGCTAAGTGCAATGGCAATAACGCTGCTCCCAATGAGGCTGCCGGCCACCATCAGGACCGCACTAGCCGGCACGAGCGCATGCAGCGTCATGGCCAGAAACAGGCCTACAGTTGCCGCAATGGCAACGAGCGGGAAGCCGGCGACGAGCAGGCAAACCAATAACGTAAAGTTCCAGAGCGCAAAGCTTTTGAGGGTTCCCCATAGCTGAACGGAGTCTTGTCGGAAATCCTGGGCCAGTGACATGCCGACCTCCTAATAACGATGTATGTGGTTCAGATGTGAGCGATAAAGCTGCATTGTTTTGGAGTTGCTGGTATGCTAGCGAGCC
Above is a window of Cyanobacteria bacterium QS_8_64_29 DNA encoding:
- a CDS encoding low-complexity protein; this translates as MAGGLAVLLVALLVLPAPLHAAPEREPLTLEALQARAAAPASPNGSATIDLQAFAIDLRAENAEFRDRFYRILQQALARSPVPLGLDLRQSVIQGQLNLAKLGIAPDAETLALTEAERAKLERLRAAEEGTAEAAPQASQERSVALLRGPLDLSEAELQGPVEGNGMLFLQPIRALGTAFAGTVNWSRAHFGGELDFSRASFGETATFAHSTFFASATFRRADFQGNAHFAQAFFHQGASMAHADFGGVADWTQVRWYGQADLAQTNWQDRVLFAKGRFLDEVTLAEATFEGPVTFRGARFNAPVALQGVSLFAQLDFSNAVFARGTYLNVANLAFDANKTRILGDPGAIGRAISVPTLQGNESVLRNLVFNFRSLEQVQDANWLEYQTQRLRLAQIAERWAGTPLAQRWHWKRVREAVQWLGLSVLLLLSQYGTNVGLVVSVGILGAAYFAVLFWFLDRWRRRRPAAILPGRQETACMALSFGLVSALSLLALVRSAEQPVLTLACLGAMVLPVPLLLVARLYRQGRYHDMLDVTYLVEDGSARQLRLLVVRLPIIPKFYFYRDHFTPIRCDRRWGWLNYYDFSFNNLLKLGFNDIRLRDQHLPGTVSALVWYQWGLGSLYIGLLIWTLSRTIPGLNLLLYLG
- a CDS encoding alcohol dehydrogenase, whose product is MRAAVMTAPGNPEVLEERQVPDPQIKAPTELRVRLQAAGVNPVDTKLRQRGVFYPDALPAILGCDGAGTVEAVGSAVESFQPGDAVYFCQGGLGKPGTGNYAELAVVDERFVARKPQSLSFAQAAAAPLVLITAWEGLYDRGQLQAGQSALVHAGAGGVGHVAIQLAKLQGASVATTVSTEEKATFVRQLGADWVIFYQQEDFVQAARDWTAGQGVDLAFDTVGPSVLSPSLGAVRPYGNAVTLLQAGAETDWKEARSRNLRVGFELMLTPQLQGPIEAQRAQAQILQQCADWIDRGRLRIRLAQTYPLSQVQAAHQLLEQGAMTGKVALTVA
- a CDS encoding UDP-N-acetylglucosamine 2-epimerase (non-hydrolyzing); this translates as MTAPAASVAIALGTRPEAIKLAPVIRQLRKAEAVEVQVILTGQHREMVDRVMQLFDLRVDRDLQIVRERHTLTELTCRSLEGLAELFQQLQPEMVLVQGDTTTAFAAALGAFYQKVPVGHVEAGLRSHDLANPYPEEANRRLISQLAELHFAPTRSAVANLERSGVSGEIHHTGNTVIDALLSVAERHPDCPVEGMAWQDYRVLLVTVHRRESWGAPLQGIAAGLRRILDRFPDTALLLPLHPNPAVGDSMRKQLGDHPRAFLTAPLSYPQLVGAIQRCHLLLTDSGGLQEEAPSLGKPVLVLRETTERSEAIAAGTARLVGVDPDRILAAASELLSDAASYRAMAAASNPFGDGRAAERILQAVRNRFQLAVRG